A single window of Jiangella alkaliphila DNA harbors:
- a CDS encoding sialidase family protein yields MGRRIGAMLCALGLLLTGLTAVTSAPRAEAVISGTILFRADTADDYACYRIPSIVRTNEGTLLAFAQGRRGTCADHGEADLVVRRSTDNGATWSAVKVIATGNDPGGTSQAGWSNPVPIVDRASDRITVLASEGMSGDLRTVHQLVSVNDGVTFTPPECIQVAASVPGCDGGYLDLAGWNVLAGPAHGIQLERGDHPGRMVVPLWAMNPAGALVLVYSDDAGRTWQKGATYTTVNGVQAQEPNLFERNDGSIYVMARDENGGAVEGYDKSRAVSSDGGETFDGPFLNVTTLLAPNVQGAVLRLRSTLDGDDYNRVLFSSPSDGRNRMMIRSSYNEGANWTGVNDGGVIFAGESAYSDMVELANGRIGVLYERGTDNPYQLIVFNHFLESDIGLPD; encoded by the coding sequence ATGGGACGTCGAATAGGGGCGATGCTCTGCGCGCTGGGGCTGCTCCTCACCGGACTCACGGCGGTGACGTCGGCGCCACGGGCAGAGGCGGTGATCTCCGGAACGATCCTGTTCCGCGCGGACACCGCCGACGACTACGCGTGTTATCGCATCCCCTCGATCGTGCGGACCAACGAGGGGACGCTGCTGGCCTTCGCCCAGGGCCGGAGGGGAACCTGCGCCGACCACGGCGAGGCCGACCTCGTGGTGCGGCGGTCCACCGACAACGGCGCCACTTGGTCCGCCGTCAAGGTCATCGCGACCGGCAACGACCCGGGCGGCACCAGCCAGGCCGGATGGAGCAACCCGGTGCCGATCGTCGACCGGGCCAGCGACCGGATCACGGTGCTGGCCAGCGAGGGCATGAGTGGCGACCTGCGAACGGTGCATCAGCTCGTCAGCGTCAACGACGGAGTCACCTTCACGCCCCCGGAGTGCATCCAGGTCGCCGCCTCGGTTCCCGGTTGCGACGGCGGCTACCTCGACCTCGCCGGCTGGAACGTTCTGGCCGGCCCGGCCCACGGCATCCAGCTCGAGCGGGGCGACCACCCCGGGCGGATGGTGGTCCCGCTGTGGGCCATGAACCCGGCCGGCGCCCTGGTGCTCGTCTACAGCGACGACGCCGGCCGGACGTGGCAGAAGGGAGCCACGTACACGACGGTCAACGGCGTCCAGGCTCAGGAACCCAACCTCTTCGAACGCAACGACGGCAGCATCTACGTGATGGCCCGCGACGAGAACGGCGGCGCCGTCGAGGGCTACGACAAGTCCCGCGCCGTGAGCTCCGACGGAGGTGAGACCTTCGACGGGCCGTTCCTCAACGTCACGACGCTGCTCGCGCCGAACGTGCAGGGCGCCGTCCTGCGGCTGCGGTCCACCCTCGATGGCGACGACTACAACCGGGTGCTCTTCTCGTCACCGTCGGACGGCCGCAACCGGATGATGATCCGTTCCTCGTACAACGAGGGAGCCAACTGGACCGGCGTCAACGACGGCGGCGTCATCTTCGCCGGCGAGTCGGCGTACTCAGACATGGTGGAGCTCGCCAACGGCCGGATCGGAGTGCTCTACGAGCGGGGCACGGACAACCCGTACCAGTTGATCGTCTTCAACCACTTCCTCGAATCCGACATCGGCCTGCCGGACTGA
- a CDS encoding sialidase family protein, translating into MAMIATGLGAGGAAAAAAEPVGTDEVLFSRGEAGFFCFRIPSLVKAGNGDLLAIVEGRNGSCADDADIDLVLKRSTDGGRTWGPVQLIADGGDGTLGNPVPVVDRESGRISILANSNVKGGCPPCDRDVHLVTSEDDGATWSAPREMPHLKRPEWDRFVANGPVHGIQLTRGPNAGRLVVSSSHEMSNGAGLPVFGNHTYLSDDGGLTWRIGAVVDDFEGRTKPTESTVVELTDGRLYFSAREVASASAGVRAFAYSSDGGETYDGYFQMLPTFTTVQVQAALLRLTATDEGDARNRLLISTVAHPGAREVMAVRSSFDEGTTWQTWDQGKVFWWGPTAYSDLVEIETDPADGVIAGLAYEAGQANPYETIRWARFNEAYLETPNGTPPAFAPPPEPGPTTPDTAPNHDNDAYVRGDAQRTKGRFGRALAFDGVDDRVEIPYSPAVDVGDGDFTMTTWFRYAETTGTQAILWAYRMDAAPQLWLRAEPESDRLQAYLSTGLGTAARISSSQAYNDGAWHHLALQRVGNQLTMYVDGASVATGPTPPGAPTNGREFGLHGLYIGQRLDGANRWTGGLDEFRLYDRALTTEELDRIRFDTDAIVDGLRLNLRFNAIEPAPAGIEAGTERMGGSTWDVE; encoded by the coding sequence ATGGCGATGATCGCCACCGGCCTCGGCGCCGGTGGCGCGGCGGCCGCCGCGGCCGAGCCCGTGGGGACCGACGAGGTCCTGTTCAGCCGTGGTGAGGCGGGATTCTTCTGCTTCCGCATCCCCTCGCTGGTCAAGGCCGGCAACGGGGATCTGCTCGCCATCGTGGAAGGCCGCAACGGCAGCTGCGCGGACGACGCCGACATCGACCTCGTGCTGAAGCGGTCCACCGACGGCGGTCGGACCTGGGGGCCGGTCCAGCTGATCGCCGACGGAGGCGACGGCACCCTCGGGAACCCCGTACCGGTCGTGGACCGCGAGAGCGGCCGGATCTCGATCCTGGCCAACAGCAACGTCAAGGGCGGCTGCCCTCCCTGCGACCGGGACGTCCACCTGGTCACGAGCGAGGACGACGGCGCCACGTGGAGTGCCCCTCGCGAGATGCCGCACCTGAAGCGCCCGGAGTGGGACCGTTTCGTCGCGAACGGCCCGGTCCACGGCATCCAGCTCACGCGGGGCCCGAACGCGGGACGACTGGTGGTCAGCTCCAGCCACGAGATGAGCAACGGAGCCGGCCTCCCCGTCTTCGGCAACCACACGTACCTCAGCGACGACGGCGGCCTGACCTGGCGGATCGGTGCCGTCGTCGACGACTTCGAGGGGCGCACCAAGCCGACCGAGAGCACGGTGGTGGAGCTCACGGACGGCCGGCTCTACTTCAGCGCCCGCGAGGTCGCCTCGGCGTCGGCCGGCGTACGGGCGTTCGCGTACTCCAGCGACGGCGGCGAGACCTACGACGGGTACTTCCAGATGCTGCCGACCTTCACCACGGTGCAGGTCCAGGCCGCGCTGTTGCGCCTGACCGCCACCGACGAGGGCGACGCGCGAAACCGCCTCCTGATCTCCACGGTCGCCCACCCGGGCGCCCGCGAGGTGATGGCGGTCAGGTCGTCCTTCGACGAGGGAACCACGTGGCAGACCTGGGATCAGGGCAAGGTCTTCTGGTGGGGCCCGACGGCGTACTCCGACCTGGTCGAGATCGAGACCGACCCCGCCGACGGCGTGATCGCCGGTCTGGCCTACGAGGCGGGCCAGGCCAACCCGTACGAGACGATCCGGTGGGCCCGCTTCAACGAGGCGTACCTCGAGACGCCGAACGGGACCCCGCCGGCGTTCGCTCCGCCGCCGGAACCAGGCCCGACCACACCCGACACGGCCCCGAACCACGACAACGACGCGTATGTGAGGGGCGACGCCCAGCGGACGAAGGGCCGGTTCGGCAGGGCGCTGGCGTTCGACGGCGTCGACGACCGGGTCGAGATCCCGTACTCGCCCGCGGTGGACGTCGGGGACGGCGACTTCACCATGACGACGTGGTTCCGCTACGCCGAGACCACCGGCACCCAAGCGATCCTCTGGGCGTACCGCATGGACGCGGCTCCGCAGCTCTGGCTGCGAGCCGAACCCGAGAGCGATCGACTTCAGGCCTACCTCTCGACGGGTCTCGGGACGGCCGCCCGGATCTCGTCGTCCCAGGCGTACAACGACGGAGCCTGGCACCATCTCGCGCTCCAGCGGGTGGGCAACCAGCTGACGATGTACGTCGACGGCGCATCCGTGGCGACCGGCCCGACGCCTCCCGGGGCGCCCACGAACGGGCGTGAGTTCGGGCTGCACGGCCTGTACATCGGGCAGCGCCTCGATGGCGCCAACAGATGGACCGGCGGGCTCGACGAGTTCCGCCTGTACGACCGCGCGCTGACGACCGAGGAGCTCGACCGGATCCGCTTCGACACCGACGCGATCGTCGACGGGCTCCGGCTCAACTTGAGGTTCAACGCCATCGAGCCGGCACCAGCAGGGATCGAGGCCGGCACCGAAAGAATGGGAGGTTCGACATGGGACGTCGAATAG
- a CDS encoding alpha-galactosidase: MLELLQLRANGVSVIVDLRDRGLPRILYWGAELGELDADVLTRLAEASDPPVVRGPVDVAVPMAVLPLQSAGWFGSPGLSGHRDGQDFSPAFVVTAADVEQTPAQPAGRLCVDAQDRDAHLTLRIELELTASGLLRLRATVTNVDPERPYTLDGLQLTLPVPPRAREIMHFSGRHLRERAPARQPFTLGTHVREGRRGRTGLDATGLVLAGTPGFAFESGEAWGVHVAWSGNHRTLAERTPDGFALLGGGELLLPGEGVLRPGDSYTSPWVFGAWGHGLNDLSARFHDYLRARPQHPSAVRPVVLNTWEAVYFDQDLEALTELAELGAKVGAQRFVLDDGWFRRRRDDRAGLGDWYVDEQAWPEGLHPLVDHVRALGMEFGLWVEPEMISLDSDLARAHPDWILSSGHRLPPEARHQQVLDLTNPAAFEHVLERLDALITEYGLDYLKWDHNRDLVDPGRVADRRPGVRGQTLSVYGLIDTLKARHAGLEVEACASGGGRVDLGIVERTDRVWASDCIDALERQQIQRWTGLLLPPELIGSHVGAPSSHTTRRTHDLAFRAGTALFGAFGIEWDLRRASDADRAALAAWIDLHQRHQPLLHSGRVVHVDHPDPATQVHGVVARDGSEALFAIVAVATSELTRTGMVRMPGLDPHAAYRVQPVDLTADTTGFPGRAGPSWWRHGTTLPGRLLAEHGVQVPPLFPERLVLVHVVREQEQVP, from the coding sequence ATGCTCGAGTTGCTGCAGCTGCGCGCGAACGGCGTCTCGGTGATCGTCGACCTGCGCGACCGCGGGCTGCCGAGAATCCTCTACTGGGGAGCGGAGCTCGGTGAGCTCGACGCCGACGTCCTGACCCGCCTCGCCGAGGCATCCGACCCGCCTGTCGTGCGCGGCCCGGTGGACGTCGCGGTGCCGATGGCGGTGCTGCCTCTGCAGTCCGCGGGCTGGTTCGGGAGTCCGGGCCTGTCCGGTCATCGCGACGGGCAGGACTTCTCGCCGGCGTTCGTCGTGACGGCGGCGGACGTCGAGCAGACTCCGGCACAGCCGGCCGGGCGGCTCTGCGTCGACGCACAGGACCGCGACGCCCACCTGACCTTACGGATCGAGCTCGAGCTCACCGCGTCCGGTCTGCTCCGCCTGCGTGCGACGGTCACCAACGTCGACCCCGAGCGCCCCTACACGCTGGACGGGCTGCAGCTCACGCTGCCGGTACCTCCGCGGGCGCGGGAGATCATGCACTTCTCGGGACGGCACCTGAGGGAGCGCGCGCCCGCCAGACAACCGTTCACCCTCGGCACGCACGTGCGGGAGGGCCGCCGCGGACGGACCGGTCTCGACGCGACCGGTCTCGTGCTCGCGGGGACGCCGGGATTCGCGTTCGAGTCCGGCGAGGCCTGGGGCGTCCACGTCGCCTGGAGCGGCAATCACCGGACGCTCGCGGAGCGAACTCCGGACGGCTTCGCTCTGCTGGGCGGCGGCGAACTGCTCCTTCCCGGCGAGGGCGTGCTCCGGCCCGGCGACTCATACACCTCGCCGTGGGTGTTCGGCGCCTGGGGACATGGTCTCAACGACCTGTCGGCCAGGTTCCACGACTACCTGCGGGCACGTCCTCAGCACCCGTCCGCCGTCCGGCCGGTCGTCCTGAACACGTGGGAGGCCGTCTACTTCGACCAGGATCTCGAGGCGCTGACCGAGCTGGCCGAGCTCGGCGCGAAGGTCGGCGCGCAGCGGTTCGTCCTGGACGACGGCTGGTTCCGCCGCCGCCGGGACGACCGCGCCGGGCTCGGAGACTGGTACGTCGACGAGCAGGCCTGGCCGGAGGGCCTGCACCCACTGGTCGATCACGTCCGCGCACTCGGCATGGAGTTCGGGCTGTGGGTCGAGCCCGAGATGATCAGCCTGGACTCGGACCTGGCCCGGGCGCACCCGGACTGGATCCTCTCGTCGGGTCACCGGCTCCCGCCCGAGGCTCGCCACCAACAGGTCCTCGATCTGACCAACCCGGCCGCCTTCGAGCACGTGCTCGAGAGGTTGGATGCGCTGATCACCGAGTACGGCCTCGACTACCTCAAGTGGGACCACAACCGGGACCTGGTCGATCCGGGACGGGTCGCGGACCGCAGACCCGGAGTGCGCGGCCAGACGCTCTCGGTGTACGGCCTGATCGACACCCTCAAAGCCCGGCACGCAGGCCTGGAGGTGGAGGCGTGCGCGTCCGGTGGCGGGCGGGTCGACCTGGGCATCGTCGAGCGGACCGACAGAGTCTGGGCCAGCGACTGCATAGACGCGCTCGAACGGCAGCAGATCCAGCGCTGGACCGGGCTGCTGCTCCCGCCGGAGCTCATCGGTTCGCACGTGGGCGCCCCGTCGTCACACACCACCCGGCGTACCCACGACCTGGCCTTCCGTGCGGGAACCGCCCTGTTCGGTGCGTTCGGCATCGAGTGGGACCTGCGGCGAGCCTCCGATGCCGATCGCGCCGCGCTCGCCGCCTGGATCGACCTGCATCAGCGGCACCAGCCGCTGCTCCACTCGGGCCGCGTCGTCCACGTCGACCATCCCGACCCGGCGACCCAGGTGCACGGCGTCGTCGCGCGTGACGGGTCGGAGGCGTTGTTCGCGATCGTCGCGGTCGCGACCTCGGAGCTCACCCGTACGGGCATGGTCCGCATGCCGGGGCTCGACCCGCACGCGGCCTATCGGGTCCAGCCCGTGGACCTCACCGCGGACACCACCGGCTTCCCCGGCCGCGCCGGCCCGTCGTGGTGGCGCCACGGCACCACTCTGCCCGGGCGGCTGCTCGCCGAGCACGGCGTGCAGGTCCCACCGCTGTTTCCCGAACGACTCGTCCTCGTGCACGTCGTCCGGGAGCAAGAGCAAGTGCCCTGA
- a CDS encoding IclR family transcriptional regulator, producing the protein MENASALARGLHVLRLLVDEGSPMTATEIARRIGVHQSSVSRILATLIHVGYVRKTPDRRFAPDFGVLSLASATTWFPLIRKPRAAMEEIAAAHPEVEATLCMLWRGEMIYFLRTRHQAGAIDFGMGFPVHLSAPGLRMLIDLPEDHALEVLRQSRSRYGWSGTEVVPETAEEVLAWAQAHVEHDVLVLAEWRSMGHVGAAIPIKTDEDHPVALALTGDLSAADPATLRLWLHDARRIVESALAER; encoded by the coding sequence ATGGAGAACGCGTCGGCCCTGGCCCGAGGGCTGCACGTGCTCCGGTTGCTCGTGGACGAGGGTTCGCCGATGACGGCGACCGAGATCGCCCGGCGGATCGGCGTCCACCAGAGCTCGGTGTCCCGGATCCTCGCGACACTGATTCACGTCGGGTACGTCCGCAAGACGCCGGACCGGCGGTTCGCCCCCGACTTCGGGGTGCTCTCCCTTGCCTCCGCGACCACCTGGTTCCCGCTGATTCGCAAGCCAAGGGCCGCGATGGAGGAGATCGCCGCCGCACACCCAGAGGTCGAAGCCACGCTCTGCATGCTCTGGCGTGGCGAGATGATCTACTTCCTGCGTACCCGTCACCAGGCCGGCGCGATCGATTTCGGCATGGGCTTTCCCGTCCACCTCTCCGCCCCCGGGCTGCGGATGCTCATCGATCTGCCCGAGGACCACGCCCTGGAGGTCCTTCGGCAGTCGCGCAGCCGTTATGGCTGGTCGGGCACCGAGGTGGTGCCGGAGACGGCGGAGGAAGTCCTCGCCTGGGCACAGGCACACGTGGAGCACGACGTCCTCGTCCTGGCGGAGTGGAGATCCATGGGCCACGTCGGCGCGGCGATCCCGATCAAGACCGACGAGGACCACCCGGTGGCCCTCGCACTGACCGGCGACCTCAGTGCCGCCGATCCGGCCACCCTTCGGCTGTGGCTGCACGATGCCCGCCGCATCGTCGAATCCGCCCTCGCCGAGCGCTGA
- a CDS encoding ABC transporter substrate-binding protein, giving the protein MAARCPPHRRIRPRRALKATAPPTPTLPARTSRLAKEPDVTTSSFSRRTALKAAAGVAGAAFLAACGNGSNSTGGGGGGSGGGTLNVWGGVPPETGPDDLIAAFHKEHPDIQVIYTRYVNDDEGKLKLDTSLQGGVPIDVFYTYDTPTLTKRVDAGLTADLTDKISNDSDLAQFGPDESPATNVVFGGKVHSIPAQKSPTIVYVNDSMLSEAGITIPDDWDINDYHEVARELSLDPPTSLVTSSGFRRGGCDHVGCE; this is encoded by the coding sequence GTGGCTGCACGATGCCCGCCGCATCGTCGAATCCGCCCTCGCCGAGCGCTGAAGGCCACAGCACCACCGACCCCGACCCTTCCCGCCCGCACATCACGTCTCGCAAAGGAGCCCGATGTGACCACGTCGTCTTTCTCCCGGCGTACCGCCCTGAAGGCGGCCGCCGGTGTCGCCGGTGCCGCGTTCCTCGCCGCTTGCGGCAACGGAAGCAACTCCACCGGAGGCGGCGGAGGCGGCTCAGGCGGTGGAACCCTCAACGTCTGGGGCGGCGTCCCGCCCGAGACCGGCCCCGACGATCTGATCGCGGCGTTCCACAAGGAGCACCCCGACATCCAGGTCATCTACACGCGTTACGTCAACGACGACGAGGGCAAACTCAAGCTCGACACGTCGTTGCAGGGCGGGGTTCCGATCGACGTGTTCTACACGTATGACACCCCGACCCTCACCAAGCGGGTCGACGCGGGCCTCACCGCCGACCTCACCGACAAGATCTCCAACGACTCCGATCTCGCACAGTTCGGCCCGGACGAGTCGCCCGCGACGAACGTCGTCTTCGGCGGCAAGGTCCATTCCATCCCAGCGCAGAAGTCGCCGACGATCGTCTACGTCAACGACAGCATGCTCTCCGAAGCGGGCATCACCATCCCCGACGACTGGGACATCAACGACTACCACGAGGTGGCGCGGGAGCTAAGCCTCGATCCACCGACCAGCTTGGTGACGTCGTCTGGTTTCAGGCGAGGTGGTTGTGATCACGTTGGGTGTGAGTGA
- a CDS encoding IS1380 family transposase, with the protein MQLSHTRPVVSAAFDEPNLVSSAGLVPAMALAGEARLRELGDEHLSVPTDKGANAGLKLSGLVAGMTAGADSIDDMALLRHGAMGKVFAGIYAPSTLGSFLRAFTFGHVRQADAIASRFLINLTQRTALLGETADTATVMVDIDDTIVEVHGYQKQGAGFGYSGVRGLNAVLATVSSQTFAPVIAAQRLRNGSAGSPRGATRLATDALALIRRTHLAGRDVLVRADSAFYSHALVTAALKAGANVSITVRMDPAVKRAIAGIAETAWTTIKYTDAVYDETTRTWNSRAEVAEVPFTAFTSKNKTDQIPGRLVVRRIPDLNPRNSEGQDTLFDSWRFHAFFTTTDTTEMDTVAADQTHRAHAVIENVHADLKASALAHLPSGVFNANAAWLVCAVMAFNLTRAAATLTKTPTLTRATTATIRRKLITVPARIATSARRLTLHLPTNWPWQTAWSTLYNALFPRPATTHT; encoded by the coding sequence ATGCAACTCTCTCACACCCGACCGGTCGTCTCGGCGGCCTTCGATGAGCCCAACCTCGTGTCGTCGGCGGGCCTGGTCCCGGCGATGGCCCTGGCCGGCGAGGCACGGCTGCGCGAGCTGGGCGATGAGCACCTGAGCGTGCCGACGGACAAGGGCGCCAACGCCGGGCTGAAGCTGTCGGGCCTGGTCGCCGGCATGACCGCCGGCGCGGACAGCATCGACGACATGGCCCTGCTACGCCACGGCGCGATGGGGAAGGTCTTCGCCGGCATCTACGCCCCCTCCACACTTGGCTCGTTCCTGCGCGCCTTCACCTTCGGCCATGTCCGCCAAGCCGACGCGATCGCCTCTCGGTTTCTGATCAACCTGACCCAGCGCACGGCCCTGCTGGGCGAGACCGCAGACACCGCGACGGTGATGGTCGACATCGACGACACCATCGTGGAGGTACACGGCTATCAGAAGCAGGGCGCGGGGTTCGGGTACTCCGGGGTGCGGGGCCTGAACGCCGTGCTGGCCACCGTTTCCAGCCAGACCTTCGCGCCGGTGATCGCCGCCCAGCGCCTGCGCAACGGCTCGGCCGGGTCCCCACGCGGGGCGACGCGTCTGGCCACCGACGCCCTCGCCCTGATCCGCCGCACCCACCTGGCCGGCCGAGACGTGCTGGTCCGGGCGGACTCGGCGTTCTACTCCCACGCCCTGGTCACCGCAGCGTTGAAGGCCGGCGCGAACGTCTCGATCACCGTGCGGATGGACCCGGCGGTCAAACGCGCCATCGCCGGCATCGCCGAGACCGCCTGGACCACGATCAAATACACCGACGCCGTCTACGACGAGACCACCAGAACATGGAACTCTCGTGCCGAGGTCGCCGAGGTTCCCTTCACCGCGTTCACCTCCAAGAACAAGACCGACCAGATCCCCGGCCGGCTCGTGGTCCGCCGTATCCCCGATCTCAACCCCCGCAACAGCGAAGGCCAGGACACGTTGTTCGATTCCTGGCGCTTCCACGCCTTCTTCACCACCACCGACACCACCGAGATGGACACCGTCGCCGCGGACCAGACCCACCGGGCCCACGCGGTCATCGAGAACGTCCACGCCGACCTCAAGGCCTCCGCGCTGGCCCACCTGCCCTCCGGGGTGTTCAACGCCAACGCGGCCTGGCTCGTCTGCGCGGTCATGGCGTTCAACCTCACCCGCGCCGCCGCGACCCTGACCAAGACCCCCACTCTGACCAGGGCGACCACCGCGACGATCCGCCGCAAACTCATCACCGTCCCCGCCCGGATCGCCACCTCCGCCCGGCGTCTGACCCTGCACCTGCCGACCAACTGGCCCTGGCAGACCGCGTGGTCCACGCTCTACAACGCCCTCTTCCCCCGGCCCGCCACGACACACACCTGA
- a CDS encoding type 2 periplasmic-binding domain-containing protein yields the protein MFGTYNTPPIQRYTLGPNYYYSPDGTSSSFGNPIWREYLDLSLEMQADGSALPRRTIMAEQLETFVHGPLLTGRVAMLPAQLFVLRYVSDLTEFPHDFKIRAVPNPAPVKGEEAWNDGAIGDHMSISTKSENQDAAWTFVKYCMLNGGPMIPGGRLPSLLDPSKQSQAVADLLGPDRDTLYDVASFEKTIFQTPYKIPIDTITTAAVEVDTIYKKLHNEVLLGQLSVDDFVAQATQQADDAIEAAG from the coding sequence GTGTTCGGCACGTACAACACGCCGCCGATTCAGCGGTACACGCTCGGCCCGAACTACTACTACAGCCCGGACGGCACGTCGTCGTCGTTCGGCAACCCGATCTGGCGGGAGTATCTCGACCTGTCGCTCGAGATGCAGGCCGACGGCAGTGCGCTGCCGCGGCGGACGATCATGGCCGAGCAGCTGGAGACGTTCGTGCACGGCCCGCTGCTGACGGGACGGGTGGCGATGCTGCCGGCGCAGCTGTTCGTGCTGCGCTATGTCAGCGACCTCACGGAGTTCCCGCACGACTTCAAGATCCGCGCGGTGCCGAACCCGGCGCCGGTCAAGGGCGAGGAGGCCTGGAACGACGGGGCGATCGGCGACCACATGTCGATCAGCACCAAGTCCGAGAACCAGGACGCGGCGTGGACGTTCGTGAAGTACTGCATGCTCAACGGCGGTCCCATGATCCCGGGTGGCCGGCTGCCGTCGCTCCTGGACCCGAGCAAGCAGTCGCAGGCGGTCGCCGACCTGCTCGGCCCGGACAGAGACACCCTGTACGACGTCGCGTCCTTCGAGAAGACCATCTTCCAGACCCCGTACAAGATCCCCATCGACACCATCACCACGGCCGCAGTCGAGGTCGACACGATCTACAAGAAGCTCCACAACGAGGTGCTGCTCGGCCAGCTCTCGGTCGACGACTTCGTGGCCCAGGCGACCCAGCAGGCCGACGACGCCATCGAGGCGGCTGGGTGA
- a CDS encoding carbohydrate ABC transporter permease, translating into MTTTTTSVVRRGGDTRRRPRSTGRASRTAWLFIAPNLVGFLCFTLVPLLAAVAIAFTDWNVVSGIDGIAFVGLANFTEALGSGTLWATVARTAFYAGTAVPLTMLGGLGLALLLNREIPGRTVLRVLFFLPHVVTSVAIGLVWLLLLNPDSGIVNAGLRGIGVDSPPDWLISQTWGLPSLVLIAVWSAVGYNAVIYLSALQGMPVDLYEAAALDGAGAFRRFTTVTWPALMPITTFLAITMTIGQSQGFGLIAFLTQGGPGDSTTTLSYYMYQQGFQFYRFGYAAAIGMISFAGVLVLTAFFWRFQKGRGLYT; encoded by the coding sequence GTGACCACGACCACGACGAGCGTGGTTCGAAGGGGCGGTGACACCCGTCGCCGCCCGAGATCCACCGGCCGGGCGAGCAGAACGGCCTGGCTGTTCATCGCGCCGAATCTGGTCGGCTTCCTGTGCTTCACACTGGTGCCACTGCTCGCCGCGGTCGCCATCGCCTTCACCGACTGGAACGTGGTGTCCGGCATCGATGGCATCGCGTTCGTCGGCCTGGCGAACTTCACCGAGGCACTCGGCAGCGGCACGCTGTGGGCCACCGTCGCGCGCACGGCGTTCTACGCGGGCACGGCGGTCCCGCTGACCATGCTCGGTGGTCTCGGATTGGCCCTGCTGCTCAACCGCGAGATCCCTGGCCGCACCGTGCTGCGGGTGCTGTTCTTCCTGCCGCACGTGGTGACCTCGGTCGCGATCGGCCTCGTGTGGCTGTTGCTCCTCAACCCTGACAGCGGCATCGTCAACGCCGGCCTGCGAGGGATCGGTGTCGACTCCCCGCCGGACTGGCTGATCTCCCAGACCTGGGGGCTCCCCTCGCTGGTGCTGATCGCGGTGTGGTCGGCGGTCGGCTACAACGCCGTCATCTACCTGTCGGCGCTCCAGGGCATGCCGGTCGATCTCTACGAGGCGGCGGCGCTGGACGGAGCGGGTGCCTTCCGCAGGTTCACCACGGTGACCTGGCCGGCACTGATGCCGATCACCACGTTCCTCGCGATCACCATGACGATCGGTCAGTCGCAGGGCTTCGGACTGATCGCCTTCCTCACCCAGGGCGGACCGGGCGATTCGACGACCACCCTGTCGTACTACATGTACCAGCAGGGGTTCCAGTTCTACCGATTCGGTTACGCGGCAGCGATCGGAATGATCAGCTTCGCGGGCGTTCTGGTGTTGACGGCGTTCTTCTGGCGATTCCAGAAGGGGCGGGGACTGTACACGTGA
- a CDS encoding carbohydrate ABC transporter permease — translation MSALHIAGVRRRRLSGKAGNALLAWGLALLFIVPFLWMLSSSLKRNIDVFTLPIRWIPDPIHWANYADVWLGDMSMVTYYGNSLIVTLTGVVGDLTTSAMAGYAFARLRFRGRDKIFLLYLATSIIPAQLLLVPRFMFFQQLGLYDTLWALILPGVFTVYGTFLLRQAFIAAPEALGEAARIDGANEWQVFWRIYLPLVRPMLAALAIISFVSSWNDYETPLVMLTSPENFTIPLGLTTFADAEGGLSAGIAMAAAVSALIPVATAFVIFQRQFMEALAHSGIK, via the coding sequence GTGAGCGCTCTTCACATCGCCGGCGTTCGCCGGCGCCGGCTCAGCGGCAAGGCCGGCAACGCGCTGCTCGCCTGGGGACTGGCCCTCCTGTTCATCGTGCCCTTCCTCTGGATGCTCTCGTCGTCGCTCAAGCGGAACATCGACGTGTTCACCCTTCCCATCAGGTGGATTCCCGACCCGATCCACTGGGCGAACTACGCCGACGTGTGGCTCGGCGACATGTCGATGGTCACCTACTACGGCAACTCGCTCATCGTGACCCTGACCGGCGTCGTGGGCGACCTGACGACCTCGGCCATGGCCGGCTACGCGTTCGCCCGGCTGAGGTTCCGTGGCCGGGACAAGATCTTCCTGCTCTATCTGGCGACGTCGATCATCCCGGCGCAGCTGCTGCTGGTTCCGCGGTTCATGTTCTTCCAGCAGCTCGGCCTCTACGACACCCTCTGGGCGCTGATCCTGCCCGGCGTGTTCACGGTGTACGGGACGTTCCTCCTCCGGCAGGCCTTCATCGCCGCGCCGGAAGCGCTCGGCGAGGCGGCTCGAATCGACGGCGCCAACGAGTGGCAGGTGTTCTGGCGCATCTACCTGCCGCTGGTGCGGCCGATGCTGGCCGCCTTGGCCATCATCAGCTTCGTCAGCAGCTGGAACGACTACGAAACCCCCCTGGTCATGCTGACGAGTCCGGAGAACTTCACGATCCCGCTGGGCCTCACCACGTTCGCCGACGCCGAAGGCGGCCTCTCGGCCGGCATCGCGATGGCTGCGGCCGTGTCGGCGCTGATCCCGGTGGCCACGGCCTTCGTGATCTTCCAGCGCCAGTTCATGGAGGCCCTTGCACACTCCGGGATCAAATGA